The Paenibacillus sp. MBLB1832 genome has a window encoding:
- a CDS encoding carbohydrate ABC transporter permease, whose amino-acid sequence MISNPTLEHAPPLLNKQKKINRNWLYGYLFILPTFGAYLLFSLIPTLAVFVLSLFRWDFVNNPSFVGVQNFNRLFHDPLFIKSLGITFSYVLYNVPLQYLLSLIIVLALSRPLRGVKAFRVIYLVPWVTTPVAISIVWKWVLSPTTGVMNYLLGKMGMDRVDWFSSAMAMKSVLMVNIWQHTGFSTLIMLVGIQSIPKMFYESAKIDGASVTRVFWHITLPLLKPTLLFLFITGIIGSFQIFDAVYTITNGGPGDSTSVLYFLIYKQAFNFLDMGYASAMSVILFLILMIITLLQFTVFRNTTYDLS is encoded by the coding sequence ATGATTTCGAATCCAACGCTTGAACATGCCCCCCCGCTATTAAATAAACAGAAAAAAATAAATAGAAATTGGTTATATGGCTATTTATTTATATTGCCGACCTTTGGAGCTTATTTGCTTTTCTCATTAATACCGACATTAGCGGTATTTGTACTGAGTCTGTTCAGATGGGACTTTGTCAACAATCCATCCTTTGTCGGCGTTCAGAATTTTAACCGACTTTTCCATGATCCCTTATTTATCAAATCGTTAGGAATTACATTCTCTTATGTCTTGTATAACGTACCGCTCCAATATCTTCTTTCCTTAATTATCGTACTGGCATTGAGTCGACCCTTGCGGGGGGTAAAGGCTTTCCGTGTTATTTATCTGGTGCCGTGGGTTACAACCCCTGTTGCGATTTCAATTGTATGGAAATGGGTGCTTAGTCCTACTACTGGTGTGATGAATTACCTGCTGGGGAAAATGGGTATGGATCGTGTGGATTGGTTCTCCTCCGCTATGGCAATGAAATCGGTGTTAATGGTAAACATTTGGCAACATACCGGATTCTCTACCTTAATCATGCTTGTAGGTATCCAGAGTATACCTAAGATGTTCTATGAATCGGCAAAAATTGATGGAGCTTCTGTCACTCGGGTATTCTGGCACATTACATTGCCGCTATTGAAGCCAACACTCTTGTTTCTTTTTATAACTGGGATTATAGGATCCTTCCAGATTTTTGACGCTGTCTATACCATAACAAATGGCGGTCCGGGAGACAGTACCTCTGTACTCTATTTTCTAATTTACAAGCAGGCTTTTAACTTCCTAGATATGGGCTATGCATCCGCCATGTCTGTCATTCTCTTTTTGATCTTGATGATCATTACATTGCTGCAATTTACCGTATTTCGCAATACCACATACGATCTATCCTAG
- a CDS encoding carbohydrate ABC transporter permease — MKKVLDYGLTYMLLIFFAVISLFPFYWMLITSLKDRKRAFVYPPEWIPDQILLSNFSKVWNKIDFATYMSNTLFVTVILVAGQLMFCAMAAYGFSRMTFPGRDFIFVLLLGSMMIPQIVTMIPLYILMKSLGWIDTYKALIIPGMFGNAFGVFMLRQFFLGVPKEFEDAARIDGAGIVRTFVTIILPMAKSALVTLGVLTFVQSWNNFQWPLIIINSPEKQVISVALASLQGQFTADMTGMMAGALITLAPILIIFIVAQKYFVQSIQMSGFK, encoded by the coding sequence ATGAAAAAAGTATTGGATTATGGCCTGACTTACATGCTATTAATATTTTTCGCTGTCATATCATTGTTTCCCTTTTATTGGATGCTTATTACATCGTTAAAAGACCGCAAGCGTGCTTTCGTATATCCGCCGGAATGGATTCCCGATCAAATCCTCCTAAGCAACTTTTCAAAGGTTTGGAACAAAATTGATTTTGCCACTTATATGTCGAATACGCTTTTTGTAACCGTCATTCTGGTAGCAGGTCAGTTAATGTTCTGTGCAATGGCTGCTTACGGGTTTTCGCGAATGACTTTCCCAGGTCGTGATTTTATCTTCGTACTGCTGCTGGGCAGTATGATGATTCCGCAAATTGTGACCATGATTCCGCTGTATATTCTAATGAAATCTCTAGGCTGGATTGACACGTACAAAGCACTCATTATTCCGGGAATGTTCGGTAATGCTTTTGGGGTTTTCATGCTGAGACAGTTTTTTCTTGGTGTTCCTAAAGAATTTGAAGACGCTGCACGGATAGACGGTGCTGGCATTGTCCGGACTTTCGTGACTATCATTCTTCCCATGGCGAAATCAGCTTTAGTTACCCTAGGCGTGCTGACATTTGTTCAATCCTGGAACAATTTTCAATGGCCGCTTATCATTATAAATTCACCGGAGAAGCAAGTCATAAGCGTGGCATTGGCCAGCCTGCAAGGTCAATTCACAGCGGACATGACGGGAATGATGGCTGGCGCCTTGATTACCTTGGCTCCGATTCTAATCATCTTCATCGTCGCTCAGAAGTATTTTGTCCAATCCATCCAGATGAGCGGTTTCAAGTGA
- a CDS encoding ABC transporter substrate-binding protein — protein sequence MRKNGSTAALALLLILFVILTGCSTKSKEPTESAAANTVSSSQESSKPTKSTENVELRYMMWDQNQEPAYRQALDIFTKKNPNIKVKIEVVAWADYWKKLKTQAAGEVVPDLFWTYVGPIPDLAEKNLLYDMTALAKDVDMTKYNNTLVKNLQYKGKTYGLPKDWDSLALFYNKDLLKKAGYDQVPSDLAWNPKDGGTFLQFLQKLTLDKNGKHPNESGFDPKNIKQYGFAVETSPQMIVSYLVGNGGKIQGEDGSLVIDSPEAMEAIKFLHDLVFKYHVAPTASELTATAAEAMFNSQRMALWMTGPWMMKPLKANAPFAWGITANPAGPKGQVTRINGLTDSIYANTKHPEEALAVAKFLAGKETQDILGDTGTVFPAYKDSINKFVDFYKTQKLDTSPFVEAMNHITVGDPSSAKWDLVMDEWTKNISLAFNGELDIDKAIKTIVEKGNKAQAK from the coding sequence ATGAGGAAAAATGGATCAACTGCAGCATTAGCCTTGCTTCTTATCCTGTTCGTCATTCTGACGGGATGTTCCACGAAGAGTAAGGAGCCGACAGAATCAGCGGCAGCAAACACGGTTTCCAGCAGTCAAGAAAGCAGCAAGCCAACGAAATCGACAGAAAATGTGGAACTGCGCTATATGATGTGGGACCAGAACCAGGAGCCTGCCTACAGACAAGCATTGGATATCTTCACGAAGAAAAATCCCAACATCAAAGTTAAAATCGAGGTTGTAGCATGGGCAGACTATTGGAAGAAATTAAAAACACAAGCTGCCGGAGAAGTTGTTCCCGATTTGTTCTGGACCTATGTAGGGCCTATTCCAGATCTTGCCGAGAAGAATTTGCTTTATGACATGACTGCATTAGCCAAAGATGTGGACATGACCAAGTATAACAATACGTTAGTCAAGAATTTGCAATATAAAGGGAAAACCTATGGACTTCCTAAGGATTGGGATTCGCTGGCATTATTCTACAACAAGGATTTGCTCAAAAAAGCTGGATATGATCAAGTGCCTTCTGATTTAGCTTGGAACCCTAAGGATGGCGGTACCTTCCTCCAATTTCTCCAGAAGCTCACGCTGGATAAGAACGGCAAGCATCCGAACGAAAGCGGCTTTGATCCAAAGAATATTAAACAATATGGTTTCGCAGTAGAAACCTCGCCGCAAATGATCGTTTCTTATCTTGTTGGTAATGGAGGCAAGATTCAAGGTGAGGATGGATCCCTGGTCATTGACAGTCCTGAAGCAATGGAAGCCATAAAGTTTCTCCATGATCTAGTGTTCAAGTATCATGTTGCGCCAACAGCTTCGGAATTGACCGCGACAGCCGCAGAAGCGATGTTCAATTCACAAAGAATGGCGTTATGGATGACAGGTCCGTGGATGATGAAGCCGTTGAAAGCAAATGCGCCATTCGCATGGGGAATTACAGCAAATCCTGCAGGCCCTAAAGGCCAAGTTACGCGAATCAACGGACTTACTGACAGCATATATGCTAATACAAAACATCCGGAAGAAGCCTTGGCTGTTGCCAAATTCCTAGCTGGAAAAGAGACACAAGATATTCTGGGAGACACAGGAACGGTATTCCCTGCTTATAAGGATTCAATTAATAAGTTTGTTGATTTCTATAAAACACAGAAGCTGGATACCAGCCCGTTTGTCGAAGCCATGAACCATATCACGGTTGGGGACCCATCCTCTGCTAAATGGGATTTAGTTATGGATGAATGGACCAAGAATATATCACTTGCCTTTAACGGAGAGCTGGATATTGATAAAGCGATTAAAACGATTGTAGAAAAAGGAAACAAAGCGCAAGCCAAATAA
- a CDS encoding Gfo/Idh/MocA family protein gives MGFKVGIVGAGQFSKCFIPLFQAHPFVDEVVLADIHPERCNKYAAAFGLERTFSSLDELLLSDVDAVAIFTQRHLHGEHTLKALKAGKHVYCAVPMAQSQEEISLILEEIKRSRLIYMTGETSYYYPSTVLCRDRYNAGHLGKFVYGEAQYLHDMLHGFYDAFKHSGGADWKKVAGIPPMYYPTHSASMILSVTGAKSTHVSCLGFVDQHEDGIFKKGGNLWDNPFSNQSALVRTSDGGIMRLNEFRRVGWGGKNSVYMSMFGTSGSYEEHAGGSAWSNLKWGEVENLTPELQCKDQYVQLSEGESTHHVLEHDFNASLAKVHHSYRLPDSFEGMPNGHHGSHQFLVDDFMKAVRTNKLPPNHAWRAADYMMPGLIAHESSLRNGEMLEVPDHGEAPSGWDLLDPDSFVAYPY, from the coding sequence ATGGGCTTTAAAGTAGGTATAGTGGGTGCAGGGCAATTCTCCAAATGCTTTATTCCGTTGTTTCAGGCTCATCCATTCGTGGATGAGGTGGTTCTTGCCGATATACATCCGGAACGGTGTAATAAATATGCAGCTGCTTTTGGCTTGGAGCGCACGTTTTCTTCGCTGGATGAGCTCTTGCTAAGTGATGTGGATGCGGTAGCCATTTTTACTCAGCGCCACCTCCATGGGGAGCATACATTGAAAGCGTTAAAGGCAGGCAAGCACGTCTACTGCGCAGTACCAATGGCTCAATCACAGGAGGAGATCTCCCTTATACTGGAGGAGATTAAACGTTCCAGACTTATTTATATGACCGGAGAAACAAGCTATTATTATCCGAGCACAGTCCTTTGCAGAGACAGATATAATGCGGGGCATTTAGGCAAATTTGTATATGGTGAAGCGCAATATCTGCACGATATGCTTCATGGGTTTTATGATGCCTTTAAACATTCCGGCGGGGCTGACTGGAAAAAGGTTGCAGGGATACCTCCGATGTATTATCCAACCCATTCGGCAAGCATGATCCTTTCCGTAACCGGAGCTAAGTCAACACATGTGTCATGCTTAGGGTTCGTTGACCAGCATGAGGATGGCATATTTAAAAAAGGCGGCAACCTCTGGGACAATCCCTTCAGCAATCAAAGCGCTCTTGTCCGTACATCGGATGGCGGAATAATGCGGTTGAATGAATTTCGTCGTGTTGGTTGGGGTGGTAAAAACAGTGTGTATATGAGTATGTTTGGCACGAGTGGCAGTTACGAAGAGCATGCCGGTGGATCAGCGTGGTCCAATTTAAAATGGGGAGAGGTGGAGAATCTGACCCCCGAACTCCAGTGCAAGGATCAGTATGTGCAGTTAAGTGAAGGCGAAAGCACACATCACGTGCTTGAGCATGATTTTAATGCCTCGCTTGCCAAGGTCCATCACAGTTATCGCCTCCCTGATTCGTTTGAGGGCATGCCTAATGGCCACCATGGTTCACATCAATTCCTGGTAGATGATTTCATGAAAGCCGTCAGAACCAATAAACTTCCTCCTAACCATGCATGGAGAGCAGCAGATTATATGATGCCGGGCTTAATTGCCCATGAGTCCTCGCTACGGAATGGCGAGATGCTTGAGGTGCCTGATCATGGCGAAGCGCCTTCGGGCTGGGATTTGTTGGATCCGGATAGTTTTGTGGCTTATCCATATTAA
- a CDS encoding golvesin C-terminal-like domain-containing protein: MRKAWLSSLCLMLILSFVVSVKEVGAAANEVTPIAWSTFTAAAPTDADTARIRSILVNSNKYALTEWYPTVKNYDAQTGTYLSFGGTAEDNIRPSASEAIALAASLKLGAYDAAVTGVSVSSATAIANKLISSLAYQHAANTSGGWGNHWQSALWASLAGTAGWLMWDDLSVTDREYVRKMVEYEANRFNTYTVPYYRNASGTIVIAGDSKGEENSWNAMILQLATSMMPNHPNYLTWMNKNVELMLSAFARPSDVTNNTIINGKSVATWIKGSNINEDGTMVNHNIIHPDYMATAIQNGNAALLYTLAGKATPSAALFNLDIVYDTMVDLNFTAGTNIPPGGTVAAPGGTIFVDGGSDIYYPQGNDWGIGRRMNFAHLDAQARALGYDTLASQKGAYWEPYHAQKVLDMQTRYTDGHTYSGNSEDTYGGREEWVAQHAGRAFLTKWISAQNKYTLTNEAPSMEIIVDNSDGGVTKSSGWLSSSTSSLRIGSDYLQDGNTNKGALNATFTPVLPVTGTYSVYVYYNAAANRANNVPFTITHASGTASVGVNQQINGGTWVQLGTYTFNSGSTGSVTISNTGTSGYVIADAVKFVKQ; encoded by the coding sequence ATGAGAAAAGCATGGTTAAGCAGTTTATGTCTGATGTTGATTTTATCGTTTGTAGTATCTGTGAAGGAGGTTGGCGCCGCAGCCAATGAGGTAACTCCAATAGCTTGGTCCACCTTTACAGCAGCAGCCCCAACGGATGCGGATACAGCACGAATTAGAAGTATCCTAGTGAACAGCAATAAGTATGCATTGACTGAGTGGTATCCAACGGTAAAGAATTATGATGCGCAAACGGGTACATACCTTAGCTTTGGCGGAACTGCAGAGGATAATATCCGTCCTTCAGCCAGTGAAGCCATCGCGCTGGCAGCTTCGCTCAAGCTTGGTGCCTATGATGCTGCAGTCACAGGCGTTTCAGTGAGCAGCGCGACAGCCATTGCCAATAAGCTGATTTCGTCTCTTGCTTACCAACATGCAGCCAATACAAGCGGTGGGTGGGGGAACCATTGGCAATCGGCGCTCTGGGCCTCTCTTGCTGGCACTGCCGGTTGGCTCATGTGGGATGATTTATCCGTGACAGATCGCGAGTATGTCCGTAAGATGGTAGAGTATGAAGCTAATAGGTTCAACACATATACCGTTCCTTATTACCGCAATGCATCGGGAACCATTGTTATAGCAGGTGATTCCAAAGGCGAGGAGAATTCCTGGAATGCCATGATCCTTCAGCTGGCCACCAGTATGATGCCGAATCACCCGAATTATTTGACATGGATGAATAAAAATGTAGAGTTGATGCTTTCGGCGTTTGCTCGTCCGTCTGATGTTACGAACAACACAATAATCAATGGAAAAAGTGTAGCAACTTGGATTAAAGGCTCCAATATTAATGAGGATGGTACCATGGTGAATCATAACATCATACATCCGGATTATATGGCAACTGCTATCCAGAATGGTAACGCGGCGTTGCTGTATACACTGGCAGGTAAAGCTACGCCGAGTGCAGCCTTGTTCAATTTGGATATTGTCTATGATACAATGGTTGATCTAAATTTCACAGCAGGCACGAATATCCCGCCCGGCGGGACGGTTGCTGCTCCTGGGGGAACGATCTTCGTGGATGGAGGGTCAGATATTTATTATCCTCAGGGGAATGATTGGGGAATTGGCAGAAGGATGAACTTTGCCCATCTCGATGCGCAAGCTCGTGCACTGGGATACGATACCCTGGCCTCTCAGAAAGGCGCCTATTGGGAGCCGTACCATGCGCAGAAGGTGCTCGATATGCAGACCCGCTACACAGATGGACATACCTATAGCGGCAACAGTGAGGATACCTACGGGGGTCGCGAAGAATGGGTAGCTCAGCATGCGGGCCGTGCATTTTTGACGAAATGGATTTCGGCACAAAATAAATACACACTTACCAATGAAGCTCCTTCTATGGAAATCATTGTGGATAACTCGGATGGCGGCGTAACGAAATCTTCCGGCTGGTTAAGCAGCTCGACCAGCAGTTTACGCATCGGCAGCGATTACTTGCAGGATGGGAATACGAATAAAGGGGCGTTGAACGCTACATTTACTCCAGTTTTACCGGTAACCGGTACTTATTCGGTTTACGTGTACTACAATGCAGCGGCGAATCGCGCGAATAATGTGCCTTTTACCATCACGCATGCTTCTGGAACAGCGTCGGTCGGTGTCAATCAACAAATCAATGGTGGTACTTGGGTTCAATTGGGTACCTATACGTTCAATAGCGGAAGCACGGGCTCAGTTACAATAAGCAACACAGGAACTTCCGGTTACGTGATTGCGGATGCCGTGAAGTTCGTCAAGCAGTAA
- a CDS encoding response regulator, with the protein MYKLLIVDDEADIREGLAAFPWDRLHIEVTGICEHGLDAYHWLQQHPVDIVITDIRMPLMNGLELAEKINKQFPYVKTVILTGFDDFEYARASIRVGVVDYLLKPTQDEPMMATFLRVKETMDKEKQEEQRLLLVERRSRLLAGVLRKEFLHKLTSRPLTRAEIDEGSSVSEVMLDGKAYRIMMIRQDHPIHRQPHYAEKEWELVLFALDNVLTELWDAEGHGYHLVDEATGDCMLIGVNSEEETACMSQLEALRQQLYRFRGLLRTTLSIGLGGAYAKLDQLHLSRRQAENALIKGTSANGMAVDEQAPGSISHAEGSAREESTAVWETSEASTFLIDKAKSYIHNHYQRSITLSEVAEHIHISPTYFSFLFKEMTGENYVQYVTTCRVEKAKQLLKDSYYKVYEIGEMVGYENPRYFSEIFKKMTGKTPNDYRGAK; encoded by the coding sequence ATGTATAAATTACTCATAGTTGACGACGAGGCGGATATCCGGGAGGGCTTGGCTGCTTTTCCCTGGGACCGATTGCATATAGAGGTTACAGGCATCTGCGAGCATGGTTTGGATGCTTATCACTGGTTACAGCAGCATCCCGTAGATATCGTAATTACCGATATTCGAATGCCGTTAATGAACGGGTTGGAACTGGCGGAGAAGATCAACAAGCAGTTTCCTTATGTCAAAACGGTGATTTTGACAGGGTTTGATGATTTTGAATATGCACGGGCGAGTATTCGTGTAGGCGTGGTGGACTACTTGCTGAAGCCAACGCAAGATGAGCCTATGATGGCAACATTTCTCCGTGTGAAAGAGACCATGGACAAGGAGAAGCAAGAGGAGCAGCGGCTGTTGCTCGTTGAGCGGCGCTCCCGATTGCTTGCCGGTGTGCTGCGCAAGGAGTTTCTGCATAAGCTGACGAGCCGTCCACTGACGCGGGCTGAAATCGATGAGGGCTCGTCCGTCAGCGAGGTTATGCTGGATGGGAAGGCCTATCGAATCATGATGATCCGCCAGGATCATCCGATTCATCGTCAGCCGCACTACGCGGAGAAGGAGTGGGAGCTTGTTCTGTTTGCTTTAGACAATGTGCTTACGGAGCTATGGGATGCGGAAGGGCACGGATATCATCTCGTGGATGAAGCCACAGGAGATTGTATGCTGATCGGGGTGAATAGTGAAGAGGAAACGGCATGTATGTCACAATTGGAAGCCTTGCGACAGCAGTTATATCGTTTTCGCGGACTTCTCCGCACGACGCTTTCCATCGGATTAGGGGGCGCCTATGCGAAGCTTGATCAGTTGCATCTCTCTCGTCGGCAAGCCGAGAACGCATTGATCAAAGGGACGAGCGCGAATGGAATGGCTGTCGATGAGCAGGCTCCTGGCAGCATTAGCCATGCAGAGGGAAGCGCACGAGAGGAATCCACAGCTGTTTGGGAAACCAGTGAGGCCTCTACCTTTTTAATTGATAAGGCCAAGTCTTATATCCATAATCATTATCAACGCTCTATCACGCTTTCCGAGGTAGCGGAACATATTCATATCAGTCCTACGTATTTCAGCTTTTTGTTCAAGGAGATGACGGGGGAGAATTATGTGCAGTATGTGACAACCTGTCGTGTAGAGAAGGCAAAGCAACTGCTTAAAGACAGTTATTACAAAGTTTACGAAATCGGTGAAATGGTCGGATACGAGAATCCAAGGTACTTCTCTGAGATTTTCAAAAAAATGACGGGGAAAACACCGAATGATTACAGGGGGGCCAAATGA
- a CDS encoding cache domain-containing sensor histidine kinase: MTEIGQGEQEFTGSHRKRLVWAAVVIFFAAHLLFVANFVWSSGNTQQDFERQAESARLDMIRRNIVTFFRELDSFTALIRTPEVLNAAKQVGDASNASAREELAYHLNQQLNSLAFPTRFIGKIFLIAKQDKQMSFAKDPAKPGLENDELPRIDELEQAGLLGPLVKGNGVPVYYAPGELMNRITAVQSQMDPSQTARFVALAEHLENHIVVSGIENSVLYMIVLQDHFLKEFLPWEPLFQTRISLLDAEKRPIFSASLSGKSDEYLPVAHQETVELEPYGFQLVLTSSGQSLWKSIRANGASLLLIFAGSLGVCLFLAYLFSKPISHPIRRLSMSIKRQARNFPLRPLQMEETRIPRWQRLSIHNKILMFFLVSVILPVVVVGSIYTGWLTMYSRDKLVDSLNAVSRQMSANVNYQTEAYRRFVRQLAVSGPIQSLLENMTKRGPFLSGEVVIAPSAGLDPRLTGVSYYVLYDTAGKAIYSSMYANNLELFTLDTKALMVDEQAMMWQPEHLDLFNQSGLTLVYEIPQQTFGQKAGYLEVHWKENVFEEVMGLAANRTVSTAIVDTKGRVVAPYRTEDTEAIAWAASLLYSQMGKERVVHWQGQEQLAVVQPLAGSDWRFMVLKPLSEVNTQSRDLLMQNLAILAVLTCITALCAYLLSRSMVRPIKTLKTAMQRAGAGDLKQQLSYESLDEIGELKSSFNQMIVQINTLMQENIDSKVREQELHKLKSQAELRMLQQQINPHFLYNTLESINMMAKRSGAEDVSTTVGALARIFRFTISKGPELVQLAQEIEHTRSYMTIQLVRFRSRFEVEWELAEEALYVPVLKFILQPIVENAVNHGIAELPSGGKICISAMVAERTLIVEVRDNGVGMDEPTLHKLLLSLTEEASSDTGIGLRNVYQRLKLYYSDQAQMRVESDMMMGTKITISIPLMS; the protein is encoded by the coding sequence ATGACAGAGATAGGGCAAGGCGAGCAGGAATTCACGGGTTCACATCGCAAACGCCTGGTCTGGGCTGCGGTTGTCATCTTTTTCGCGGCGCATTTGTTATTTGTAGCGAACTTTGTATGGAGCTCAGGGAACACGCAGCAGGACTTTGAGCGTCAGGCTGAATCGGCCAGGCTGGATATGATCAGGCGCAATATTGTTACCTTCTTTCGTGAATTGGATTCCTTCACCGCTTTAATCCGTACACCCGAGGTGCTGAATGCGGCTAAACAGGTTGGGGATGCCTCCAACGCAAGTGCCAGGGAAGAACTTGCTTATCACTTGAATCAGCAGCTAAATTCCCTAGCGTTTCCTACCCGATTCATAGGTAAAATTTTTCTCATTGCCAAGCAGGACAAGCAGATGAGCTTTGCCAAGGATCCAGCGAAGCCTGGCTTGGAGAACGATGAGCTGCCGCGAATTGATGAGCTCGAACAGGCAGGTTTGCTCGGGCCTCTTGTGAAAGGAAATGGTGTACCCGTCTACTATGCACCCGGTGAGCTGATGAACCGTATCACAGCGGTGCAATCGCAAATGGATCCTTCTCAAACTGCGCGTTTCGTTGCACTCGCGGAGCATCTAGAGAATCATATCGTCGTCAGCGGAATTGAGAATAGTGTGCTATATATGATTGTGCTGCAGGATCACTTTTTGAAAGAGTTTCTGCCTTGGGAGCCATTGTTCCAGACACGTATTTCTTTGCTGGATGCAGAGAAGCGTCCCATCTTTAGCGCGTCGCTGTCAGGGAAGAGTGACGAGTATCTGCCTGTAGCACATCAAGAGACGGTAGAACTCGAGCCTTACGGCTTCCAGTTAGTGCTGACCTCGTCCGGACAGTCTTTATGGAAAAGCATTCGTGCCAATGGGGCTTCGCTGCTGCTTATATTTGCAGGTTCGCTTGGCGTATGTCTCTTCTTGGCCTATTTGTTTTCTAAACCCATTAGTCATCCGATTCGTAGGCTATCCATGTCGATTAAAAGGCAAGCGAGAAACTTTCCGTTACGACCGCTGCAAATGGAGGAGACCAGGATCCCGAGATGGCAACGCTTATCGATTCACAACAAAATCCTAATGTTTTTCCTTGTCTCAGTCATCTTGCCGGTTGTGGTTGTCGGTTCGATATATACGGGTTGGCTAACGATGTATTCCCGAGACAAGCTGGTGGATTCACTTAATGCTGTTTCGAGGCAAATGAGTGCTAACGTGAATTACCAGACGGAAGCCTACCGTCGGTTCGTGAGGCAACTCGCGGTAAGTGGGCCGATTCAATCGCTGTTGGAAAATATGACGAAGAGGGGTCCCTTTCTCTCAGGGGAAGTGGTTATAGCCCCTTCTGCAGGTCTGGACCCCAGATTGACAGGTGTCTCTTATTATGTTCTCTATGACACCGCAGGCAAAGCCATCTATTCCTCCATGTATGCCAATAATCTGGAACTGTTCACACTGGATACGAAAGCGCTTATGGTGGATGAGCAGGCGATGATGTGGCAGCCTGAGCATCTGGATCTTTTTAATCAATCCGGACTCACGTTAGTATACGAAATCCCCCAGCAAACGTTTGGACAGAAGGCAGGCTACCTGGAGGTTCACTGGAAGGAAAACGTGTTTGAGGAAGTGATGGGACTAGCCGCCAACAGGACCGTATCTACAGCGATTGTGGATACCAAAGGGCGAGTAGTCGCCCCCTATCGGACAGAGGATACAGAAGCTATCGCTTGGGCAGCAAGCTTGTTGTACAGCCAGATGGGAAAAGAGCGCGTCGTTCATTGGCAGGGTCAGGAACAGCTGGCTGTGGTGCAGCCTCTTGCTGGCAGCGATTGGCGCTTCATGGTGCTGAAGCCGCTTAGTGAAGTTAACACACAAAGCAGAGACCTGCTGATGCAAAACTTAGCTATTCTCGCTGTCCTCACTTGTATAACCGCTCTATGCGCGTATCTCCTCTCCCGCTCCATGGTTCGGCCAATCAAGACATTGAAGACAGCCATGCAGCGAGCAGGGGCAGGCGATCTGAAGCAGCAGCTTAGCTATGAGTCTTTAGACGAAATTGGCGAGCTCAAGAGCAGCTTTAATCAGATGATAGTTCAAATCAATACCCTCATGCAGGAGAATATTGACAGCAAGGTGAGGGAGCAGGAGCTGCACAAGCTCAAATCCCAAGCTGAGCTGCGCATGCTTCAGCAGCAGATTAATCCTCATTTTTTATATAATACCTTGGAATCCATCAATATGATGGCGAAGCGTTCGGGCGCGGAGGATGTGAGCACAACAGTCGGCGCATTGGCGAGGATTTTCCGCTTTACGATTAGCAAGGGGCCGGAACTTGTGCAGCTGGCGCAAGAAATCGAGCATACTCGCAGCTATATGACGATTCAATTGGTACGTTTCCGCAGCCGGTTTGAGGTCGAATGGGAGCTTGCGGAGGAAGCACTTTATGTGCCTGTGTTAAAATTTATCCTGCAGCCTATCGTCGAGAACGCTGTAAACCACGGGATTGCTGAGCTTCCTTCCGGTGGAAAAATTTGTATTTCAGCCATGGTAGCGGAAAGAACGCTTATCGTGGAGGTTCGTGATAACGGAGTGGGCATGGATGAACCTACGCTGCATAAGTTACTTCTCTCTCTGACGGAAGAGGCGTCTTCGGATACAGGTATCGGACTACGCAATGTGTACCAGCGGCTCAAGCTGTATTACAGCGATCAGGCTCAGATGAGGGTTGAAAGTGACATGATGATGGGCACGAAAATTACGATCAGCATTCCGCTGATGAGCTAA